In Stomoxys calcitrans chromosome 2, idStoCalc2.1, whole genome shotgun sequence, the following proteins share a genomic window:
- the LOC131994798 gene encoding uncharacterized protein LOC131994798, with the protein MANMEKFVEAQKNLAESMVKIKNKLSEERLTRAGFDQLERNYHDSVKKLKSNHEVMMTIEPKSDDYFVKDFYGLMMNGLVKEVEEMIRSREVTVQKKSNNGSGAEGSNLGLQLERKEEFGSREEAAVGKAAMLQEKPSIRKYFFQKIERIEKRLESGEVDERDIEDSLRQLNGFYDKLLATNEIDEEVFEQYEEMTERLSIRRKVVGEQKMEKAEGKEIRSNIRLSEVRIPEFSGKIEDWESFHDLFKNLVHNSPHFSEVEKLYRLKAAIKGDAAQLIQHLKITDSNYEAAFELLKKRYENRRLMFTNLCDKILDQPVMNSDSAASIRRMLDTTKNCVMALRGMNVSTKDAEPFIARIIVRKFDKDGLRLYEQQVRKPREIQTLDDVLEFLQQQYLALEAAGEQEVNVKRIYGNKNNMSTKFCYFCEKSGHGVIECRKMLAMTPAERKPAVAAKKICFVCLLHRTDRKCNSVVRCNKCGGNHHHYLHNGDQRSVNQQVNPTSSMVIERKQQQVLLATALVKVRAATGEFELLRAMIDQGSQITSISEEASQILGLPRIKEKTEIHGLGGTLVGVSKYKVDLVIKPRFLSKHVFNSQAMVLPTIMSQQPGKSFDIDMKQWRNCMLADPFFNKSDRIDLIIGGDIYADIMEKGQKRVSGPFSQQTKLGWIVSGALSNGISKVEKVQVAATNLERFWEVEEVEAEDQCTNDDQWCMQNFEKSTVIRDDGRLMVSLPFKADMELGESKPQAMARFLNGEKKLEKYPSLKAEYITFMREYRELGHMVQVPMEMKGKYYLPHQAVIREDSRTTKVRVVFDASAKTSNQRSLNDIMHTGPKLQRDIFDMLKWRLWKYVLTGDVEKMYRQIVVRPEDQEYQYILWRENRAEPIRQYRLTTVTYGTSAALFLAVRSLFMIGDYCKEEMVKNIIKEDFYMDDLMTGADTVKGSQHILQSVAQQLQKFNFHLRKWISNDPKITEIVENRGRNEVISIKDDESIKTLGVGWDPNMDHFRFNVSFSHPSQMTKRKVLSLVARIFDPLGWLSPITVVAKLIVQKLWLLNIDWDETIPEEILTQWLEFANHLDSLHKIKIPRWLGTSTTTKFELHGFSDASEKAYSAVIFIKCEMRVTLLTAKSKVNPIKNKKTLPKLELCGAHLLARLLNRAEKIIGRETNVFAWTDSTITLGWIQNNRSKDKFIKNKVQDINVLVPTATWRYVGTKENPADIASRGIQPHRLMDYKLW; encoded by the coding sequence atggcTAATATGGAGAAATTCGTGGAAGCGCAGAAGAATTTAGCCGAAAGTatggtgaaaataaaaaataagttgAGTGAAGAACGGCTGACCAGAGCAGGGTTCGATCAATTGGAGAGAAATTATCATGATTCAGTCAAGAAATTGAAGAGTAATCATGAAGTGATGATGACAATAGAGCCCAAGAGCGATGATTACTTCGTAAAGGATTTTTACGGATTAATGATGAATGGGCTGGTGAAGGAGGTTGAGGAGATGATAAGGAGTCGGGAGGTAACGGTTCAGAAGAAAAGCAACAATGGCAGTGGCGCAGAAGGAAGTAATCTGGGACTGCAGTTGGAGAGGAAAGAAGAGTTTGGGAGCAGGGAGGAAGCAGCAGTTGGAAAAGCGGCAATGCTACAGGAGAAGCCGTCaataaggaaatattttttccaaaaaatcgaaagaataGAGAAGAGATTGGAAAGTGGTGAAGTCGATGAGAGAGATATCGAAGATAGTTTGCGGCAGTTGAATGGATTTTATGACAAGTTGCTGGCAACGAATGAAATAGACGAGGAAGTCTTTGAACAATACGAGGAGATGACGGAAAGACTTAGTATTCGACGGAAAGTCGTTGGAGagcaaaaaatggagaaagcagAGGGAAAAGAAATCCGCAGCAACATCAGGTTAAGCGAAGTGAGGATACCCGAGTTCAGCGGCAAAATTGAGGACTGGGAGTCATTCCATgacttatttaaaaatttggtgcATAATTCGCCTCATTTTTCCGAAGTAGAGAAATTATACAGACTGAAGGCAGCCATTAAAGGAGACGCAGCTCAACTAATTCAGCATTTAAAAATAACCGACTCCAATTATGAAGCTGCCTTTGAATTATTGAAGAAAAGGTACGAGAATAGGAGATTGATGTTCACGAATTTGTGTGATAAGATTCTGGACCAACCAGTAATGAATAGCGATTCAGCGGCAAGTATAAGACGCATGCTTGACACTACCAAAAACTGTGTAATGGCGTTGAGGGGCATGAATGTGTCTACAAAGGATGCTGAACCATTTATTGCCAGAATAATTGTGAGAAAGTTTGATAAGGATGGGTTGCGGCTATATGAGCAACAAGTAAGGAAGCCGAGAGAAATTCAAACTTTGGATgatgtcttagaatttttgcaACAACAATACCTTGCGTTGGAAGCGGCGGGAGAGCAGGAAGTGAACGTGAAGAGAatttatggaaacaaaaataatatgtcAACCAAATTTTGCTACTTTTGTGAGAAAAGTGGGCACGGGGTGATAGAATGCAGGAAGATGTTGGCAATGACACCGGCAGAGAGAAAGCCTGCGGTAGctgcgaaaaaaatttgtttcgtttGTCTTTTACACAGGACAGACAGAAAATGCAATAGTGTTGTGCGCTGCAACAAATGTGGAGGTAATCACCATCATTATCTTCACAATGGTGACCAAAGAAGCGTTAATCAGCAAGTTAATCCCACATCATCTATGGTAATTgagagaaaacaacaacaagttttATTGGCAACAGCATTGGTAAAAGTACGGGCAGCGACGGGAGAATTTGAGTTGCTACGGGCAATGATAGATCAAGGGTCACAGATAACATCAATTTCGGAAGAAGCTTCGCAGATTTTGGGATTgccaaggataaaagaaaaaacggAAATACACGGCTTGGGTGGTACTTTGGTTGGTGTGTCGAAGTACAAAGTGGACTTAGTTATAAAGCCAAGATTTCTTAGCAAACATGTATTCAATTCACAGGCGATGGTACTACCTACGATAATGAGCCAGCAGCCAGGTAAATCCTTCGACATAGATATGAAGCAATGGCGAAACTGTATGTTGGCTGATCCATTCTTCAATAAATCCGATCGCATTGATCTAATAATCGGTGGAGACATTTACGCCGACATAATGGAAAAAGGGCAGAAGAGAGTAAGCGGTCCGTTCTCACAACAAACGAAACTTGGTTGGATAGTATCTGGAGCTCTATCCAATGGAATAAGCAAAGTGGAAAAAGTGCAGGTGGCTGCGACGAACCTTGAACGTTTTTGGGAAGTAGAGGAAGTGGAAGCAGAAGATCAGTGTACAAATGATGACCAGTGGTGCAtgcagaattttgaaaaatcgacCGTTATTCGAGATGATGGTCGATTGATGGTGTCATTACCTTTTAAGGCTGATATGGAACTAGGCGAATCCAAACCGCAAGCAATGGCCAGGTTTTTGAATGGTGAAAAGAAGTTGGAGAAATATCCATCACTAAAAGCTGAATATATAACCTTCATGCGAGAGTATCGGGAACTGGGTCATATGGTGCAAGTACCGATGGAGATGAAAGGAAAATATTACTTACCGCATCAAGCAGTGATCAGAGAAGATAGCCGAACAACGAAAGTGCGAGTGGTGTTTGATGCATCAGCGAAAACATCGAATCAAAGAAGTTTGAATGACATAATGCACACTGGACCTAAACTTCAACGCGATATATTTGATATGTTGAAATGGCGTTTATGGAAGTATGTATTGACAGGAGACGTGGAAAAGATGTATCGGCAGATTGTAGTGAGgccagaagatcaagaatatcaaTACATACTTTGGAGAGAGAACAGAGCGGAACCAATAAGGCAATATCGTTTAACAACAGTAACATATGGCACATCAGCGGCGCTGTTTCTGGCAGTAAGGTCACTGTTCATGATAGGTGATTACTGCAAAGAGGAGATGgtgaaaaatattataaaagaaGATTTTTATATGGATGACCTCATGACTGGAGCTGATACTGTAAAGGGAAGTCAACATATTCTGCAATCAGTGGCACAGCAGCTGCAGaagtttaattttcatttgagaaaATGGATTTCAAATGACCCTAAAATTACGGAAATTGTAGAAAATCGAGGACGCAATGAAGTTATATCGATTAAAGACGACGAGTCCATAAAAACCTTGGGTGTTGGGTGGGATCCCAATATGGACCACTTTCGATTCAACGTCAGCTTTAGTCATCCTTCACAAATGACAAAGAGAAAAGTACTGTCATTGGTAGCTAGAATTTTCGACCCATTGGGATGGTTATCACCAATAACGGTGGTAGCAAAATTGATCGTTCAGAAGCTGTGGCTGTTAAATATAGATTGGGATGAGACGATACCCGAGGAAATTTTGACGCAATGGCTAGAATTCGCAAATCATTTGGATTCtcttcataaaataaaaatccctAGATGGCTGGGTACATCGACAACTACAAAGTTCGAGCTTCATGGCTTTTCAGACGCGTCCGAGAAAGCATATTCCGCAGTAATATTCATTAAATGTGAAATGAGGGTGACTTTACTAACTGCCAAAAGTAAGGTCAAcccaatcaaaaataaaaagacgCTGCCAAAATTGGAGCTGTGTGGTGCACATCTGTTGGCGAGATTGTTGAATAGGGCAGAGAAAATCATAGGAAGAGAGACGAACGTGTTTGCATGGACTGATTCAACAATCACACTGGGGTGGATCCAAAATAATCGTAGCAAGGACAAATTCATTAAGAATAAGGTGCAGGATATAAATGTGCTTGTACCAACAGCAACATGGAGATATGTTGGCACAAAGGAAAATCCAGCAGATATTGCATCAAGAGGTATTCAACCACATCGGCTAATGGACTATAAGCTATGGTAG